The sequence below is a genomic window from Thermoanaerobaculia bacterium.
CTTCGCGGGCTCGAAGTGGCCCTCCTCGCGAAGGGTTCCCAGCCGGACCCGTCGGGACGAGCGCCGGGTTCGGTCGCCATGCCGGCTTTTCTCGGCGCTTTCGCCTATCCGCTGATGGACAGTGCCGCGGAAACGGTGAGCCAGCCGACGAGCGGAATCGCGTTTCCTTACCGGCGCCGAACGCAAACCTTGAGGATCATGCTGAGGAACTTCAATCTCCAATGAAGACGACCAGAAGGCCAGGGCGCTTCCACGCATCGAGTGGGAAAGAGAGCGGGGCCGCGCTGATCACCGCGATCCTCGTGATCTTCATCCTGACGATTTTCGGGCTCGCGCTCCTCTTTACGACCACGTCGGAGTTTCAGACCGCCGGGGCGGAGACGGTCGTCAATCGCGCGTTCTACGCGGCCGATTCGGGGGTTCAGTACGGCGTGCAGCAGGCCAAATTCAACCAGCAGCAAGGGCCATGCACCGTCGGAGGGACCCTCGGCTACTGGTGT
It includes:
- a CDS encoding pilus assembly PilX N-terminal domain-containing protein, translated to MKTTRRPGRFHASSGKESGAALITAILVIFILTIFGLALLFTTTSEFQTAGAETVVNRAFYAADSGVQYGVQQAKFNQQQGPCTVGGTLGYWCFTVPERNPGATDRTLAVQVSPFRLVDFQLAPSTQLNVGATPLFNVGYHFDSFASNTLPGTSTISSQKNISVDVVVGPMPFILPNH